A part of Candidatus Saccharibacteria bacterium genomic DNA contains:
- the dnaX gene encoding DNA polymerase III subunit gamma/tau, translated as MGQALYRKYRSKSLDEIVGQSHITDILRRAIAADRVAHAYLFTGPKGVGKTSIARILAHEINQLPYTDESTHLDIIEIDAASNNGVDDIRDLREKVQIAPTSARKKIYIIDEVHMLSKQAFNALLKTLEEPPEHVVFILATTDADKLPPTIISRVQRFNFRAATESDAAKNLRRIADAEQIAIDDEAIALIAHHGNGSFRDSVSILDQLQSLSDDTISRELVEGVLGLADADTVERLLEASQTGDLAAVVRLVDDSEARGTPAGVLTEQLIRTIRTRVVTHPQLLPLLDKLLDVSRSAWPHMKLLVALAGSVRATKTSTTAAAPPKPQIQPAEKPQEVAPEPTPPLVKKNVTAAAVEPVASTTTTTITSDEMDFPLTDFLAAMRKQSIGAATLLARCGYSYSKNHLTIYAGKPFTKKQIEKSLVQIAASLQEVGIEDADIAILAKTKPARDSKTAAVLAIMGGGEEVVL; from the coding sequence ATGGGGCAGGCGTTATATCGAAAGTACCGCAGTAAATCGCTCGACGAAATCGTCGGGCAGTCGCACATTACCGACATTTTACGCCGGGCTATTGCTGCCGACCGTGTAGCGCACGCATATTTGTTTACCGGGCCAAAAGGCGTGGGTAAAACCAGTATCGCTCGTATTCTGGCGCATGAAATAAACCAACTGCCTTACACCGACGAATCGACCCACCTCGACATTATAGAAATCGATGCCGCCAGCAATAATGGCGTCGATGATATTCGTGACCTACGCGAAAAAGTACAAATCGCCCCCACCAGCGCGCGTAAGAAAATCTATATTATCGACGAAGTACACATGCTCAGTAAGCAAGCTTTCAATGCACTCCTCAAAACGCTTGAGGAGCCGCCAGAGCATGTTGTATTTATTCTCGCCACCACAGATGCCGATAAACTGCCTCCCACCATTATTAGCCGCGTGCAGCGGTTTAATTTCCGTGCCGCTACCGAGAGCGATGCCGCAAAGAATTTACGCAGGATCGCTGATGCCGAACAGATTGCCATTGATGACGAAGCAATTGCACTCATTGCTCATCATGGAAACGGCAGTTTTCGTGATAGTGTGAGCATACTCGATCAACTACAGAGTCTCAGTGACGACACAATTAGCCGCGAACTTGTTGAAGGCGTACTGGGACTTGCCGATGCCGACACGGTAGAACGACTGCTCGAGGCATCTCAGACCGGTGATCTCGCAGCCGTCGTGCGCCTTGTTGATGATAGTGAAGCGCGTGGTACTCCCGCGGGCGTGCTCACCGAACAACTGATTCGCACTATTCGCACCCGTGTCGTTACCCATCCACAGCTACTACCACTCCTCGATAAATTACTCGATGTATCGCGCAGTGCTTGGCCGCATATGAAGTTACTGGTTGCACTGGCTGGCTCGGTCCGGGCTACCAAAACGAGCACAACGGCCGCTGCGCCACCAAAGCCGCAGATCCAACCAGCCGAAAAGCCACAAGAAGTAGCGCCAGAGCCCACCCCTCCGTTGGTCAAAAAAAATGTGACTGCCGCTGCCGTCGAGCCTGTAGCATCAACAACCACAACTACAATTACTTCAGATGAAATGGACTTTCCTCTGACTGATTTTCTAGCGGCGATGCGCAAACAATCAATCGGCGCTGCAACCTTACTCGCTCGCTGCGGGTATAGCTACTCGAAAAATCACCTCACGATCTATGCTGGCAAACCCTTCACGAAAAAACAAATCGAAAAATCGCTTGTTCAGATTGCCGCTTCCTTACAGGAGGTCGGCATAGAAGACGCCGATATTGCTATTCTTGCCAAAACCAAACCCGCTCGTGATAGTAAAACGGCTGCCGTACTTGCTATTATGGGCGGAGGAGAAGAAGTAGTACTATAA
- the rplL gene encoding 50S ribosomal protein L7/L12, translating into MADVKKLAEELTKLTVLEVNELKNVLKDEYGIEPAAAAVAVAAGPAADAGAAAADEKTEFTVNLKDGGAQKVAVIKAVKEITGLGLGEAKALVDNVPSVILEKASKDDAENAKKLLEEAGAAVELA; encoded by the coding sequence ATGGCAGACGTAAAGAAACTTGCAGAAGAGCTTACAAAGCTTACTGTACTTGAAGTAAACGAACTAAAGAACGTCCTCAAAGACGAATACGGCATTGAGCCAGCTGCTGCTGCAGTTGCTGTTGCTGCCGGCCCAGCTGCTGACGCTGGCGCTGCAGCTGCAGACGAAAAAACTGAATTCACCGTCAACCTGAAAGACGGTGGGGCACAAAAAGTTGCCGTCATCAAAGCAGTTAAAGAAATCACCGGCCTTGGCCTTGGTGAGGCAAAAGCACTAGTCGACAACGTACCAAGTGTTATTCTTGAAAAAGCCAGCAAAGACGACGCCGAAAACGCCAAGAAGCTTCTTGAAGAAGCTGGCGCAGCTGTCGAGCTCGCGTAG
- a CDS encoding dihydrofolate reductase yields the protein MTHEMIVAYGCSREIGSHNHLPWPYGTMSADMRRFRNLTSGKALIMGRKTFESLDAPLTSNVRTNIVVSSRRLSHSPSVTVVETPSQAYELAEHQQRRAIVIGGQMMYIAALPFTDTLYATEIAADFPDCDAHFPALPADEWAETEREYFPVRRGLNAYPMDFVTYQRIAPATISLQEPLSPSLENTYPPSRLKARNQRHLLRRRRG from the coding sequence ATGACACACGAAATGATTGTTGCCTATGGGTGTAGTAGAGAAATTGGTAGCCACAACCACCTGCCGTGGCCGTATGGCACAATGTCTGCCGATATGCGGCGATTTCGTAACCTCACGTCTGGCAAGGCGTTGATCATGGGGCGCAAAACGTTTGAATCACTCGATGCTCCGCTCACGAGCAATGTGCGCACAAATATTGTTGTTAGTTCTCGTCGCCTCTCGCATAGCCCGAGTGTGACGGTAGTAGAAACACCCAGCCAGGCCTACGAACTCGCCGAGCACCAGCAGCGTCGGGCAATCGTGATTGGCGGACAAATGATGTATATCGCGGCGCTTCCCTTTACCGACACCTTGTACGCGACAGAGATCGCGGCGGATTTCCCAGATTGTGATGCCCATTTCCCCGCGCTGCCAGCAGACGAATGGGCCGAAACCGAGCGTGAGTACTTTCCTGTTCGCCGTGGGCTGAATGCCTACCCTATGGATTTTGTCACCTATCAGCGGATTGCTCCAGCGACTATATCGCTACAGGAGCCTTTATCGCCTTCATTGGAAAATACTTATCCACCGTCACGTCTGAAGGCTCGAAATCAGCGACATCTTTTGCGTCGGCGTAGGGGCTAA
- a CDS encoding IS30 family transposase, with protein sequence MKKASKVTDAERSEIDILHTKGYSARAIARALGRSPNTIATELQRNSLKDGRYVATHAKHKAYVRRKYARYQGKKIQDNDELRSFIVLKLSEHWNPDEIAGYLRANSALGIYASKTAIYEWLRSAWGQQYCPLLYSKRYRKKPRRQLRAGHVMIPDRTSVTERPLVALDRAETGHCEYDSVVSSKHPGSASALAVLTERSSRLVRAKLVPNLKPEPYAHTISRLASGLGVRSMTTDNGIENRRHALVTNKTGAPVFFTDPYSSWQKGSVENANKMLRRYFPKGTDFATVTQTDVDNALARINNKPRKILGYKSSLQVAKEKGLILEGVS encoded by the coding sequence ATGAAGAAAGCATCAAAGGTAACGGATGCCGAGCGAAGCGAGATAGACATCCTCCATACCAAAGGCTATTCTGCACGGGCCATCGCCCGTGCATTGGGGCGCAGTCCCAATACCATTGCGACCGAGCTGCAACGCAATAGCCTCAAGGATGGGAGATACGTCGCTACCCACGCCAAACACAAAGCCTATGTACGGCGTAAGTATGCTCGCTACCAAGGCAAGAAGATTCAAGACAATGACGAGCTTCGCTCGTTCATCGTCCTGAAACTCTCTGAGCACTGGAATCCAGACGAGATAGCCGGCTATCTCAGAGCCAACTCAGCGCTTGGTATCTATGCCAGCAAGACGGCCATCTATGAATGGTTGCGCAGTGCCTGGGGACAACAGTACTGCCCGTTGCTGTACTCGAAGCGTTACCGCAAGAAACCACGCAGACAACTCAGGGCGGGTCACGTCATGATTCCCGACCGCACTTCCGTCACAGAGCGACCGCTGGTCGCTCTAGACCGAGCCGAGACCGGTCACTGTGAATACGACAGCGTCGTGAGCAGCAAGCACCCAGGGAGCGCCTCTGCACTCGCTGTCCTTACCGAACGGTCTTCACGACTGGTACGAGCGAAGCTCGTACCTAACCTGAAGCCAGAGCCGTACGCACACACCATCTCGCGACTCGCGAGTGGGCTGGGGGTTCGCAGTATGACGACCGATAACGGCATCGAGAACAGGCGCCACGCACTCGTCACTAATAAGACGGGCGCGCCCGTCTTCTTTACTGACCCCTATTCCTCTTGGCAAAAAGGCAGTGTCGAGAATGCCAACAAGATGCTGCGTCGCTACTTCCCGAAGGGCACCGACTTTGCTACAGTGACACAAACGGATGTTGACAATGCGCTAGCACGCATTAACAACAAGCCGAGGAAGATCCTCGGCTACAAAAGTTCATTACAAGTTGCAAAAGAGAAAGGATTAATTCTAGAGGGAGTGTCCTGA
- the rplK gene encoding 50S ribosomal protein L11, giving the protein MAKQVIGNLKLRIPAGRATAGPPVGSTLGQWGLNMMDFINPFNEATKGDMGKDVIVHIKVYEDRTFTWKSLGQPVDDMIRAAIGIQKGSGKPHAEKVGKITRAQLEEIAKAKMDQLNAIDMDGAVKVIAGTARSMGVEVIN; this is encoded by the coding sequence ATGGCAAAACAAGTTATTGGTAACTTGAAACTACGCATACCCGCAGGCCGCGCCACCGCTGGTCCTCCAGTTGGTTCAACTCTTGGTCAGTGGGGGCTCAACATGATGGATTTCATCAATCCATTCAATGAAGCAACCAAGGGCGACATGGGCAAAGACGTAATTGTACACATAAAAGTGTATGAAGACCGTACCTTCACCTGGAAAAGCCTCGGTCAGCCAGTCGATGACATGATCCGTGCTGCCATTGGCATACAGAAGGGCAGTGGCAAGCCGCATGCCGAAAAAGTTGGCAAAATCACTCGCGCGCAGCTCGAGGAAATTGCCAAGGCAAAGATGGACCAGCTCAACGCTATCGATATGGATGGCGCCGTGAAAGTTATCGCCGGCACTGCACGCAGTATGGGCGTCGAGGTAATCAACTAG
- a CDS encoding thymidylate synthase — translation MTKHSYETQYLDLLRNIRDNGDDTTDRTGVGTRGIMGAQMRYDLRDGFPLLQTKRVPLGVVATELCWMLQGRRDLRYLVERNCNIWNEWPYVNYMRATSQALPPQDSDEWKGSMADYIERVKTDDEFSEEFGDLGPVYGYQWRHWPDGSFNGIDQLGSVQEQIKRGSDSRRLIVSAWNPADIEEMAVAGLPPCHMMYQFKRWPDGSLDMGLYQRSADMFLGVPFNMAQYALLLTMMAEVTGTTPRYFTHSFGDAHIYTNHFDQVEEQLSREPLLATRLLSGAPRIELSPYADAKDVADFEPSDVTVDKYFPMKAIKAPVAI, via the coding sequence ATGACGAAGCATTCCTATGAGACACAGTATCTTGATTTACTACGCAACATTCGCGACAATGGCGATGACACAACCGACCGTACCGGCGTGGGCACGCGCGGTATTATGGGGGCACAAATGCGCTATGATCTGCGCGATGGATTTCCATTACTACAAACGAAGCGAGTGCCACTTGGCGTAGTGGCAACAGAACTGTGCTGGATGCTGCAGGGACGAAGAGATTTGCGCTACCTCGTGGAGCGCAACTGTAACATTTGGAACGAATGGCCCTATGTCAACTATATGCGCGCTACCAGTCAAGCCCTGCCACCCCAAGACTCAGATGAGTGGAAGGGCAGCATGGCCGACTACATTGAGCGCGTCAAAACAGATGACGAGTTTTCTGAAGAATTCGGCGATCTTGGTCCGGTCTATGGCTACCAGTGGCGCCACTGGCCAGATGGATCGTTCAATGGTATCGATCAGCTCGGCAGTGTGCAGGAGCAAATAAAACGAGGTTCTGATTCGCGTCGGCTCATCGTATCGGCTTGGAACCCTGCCGATATTGAAGAAATGGCAGTAGCCGGGCTGCCCCCGTGCCATATGATGTACCAGTTTAAGCGCTGGCCCGATGGCTCACTCGACATGGGGCTCTACCAGCGCAGCGCCGACATGTTCCTGGGTGTGCCGTTCAATATGGCGCAGTACGCGCTACTGCTCACCATGATGGCCGAAGTAACCGGCACCACACCGCGCTATTTTACGCATAGCTTTGGTGACGCGCATATTTATACCAATCACTTTGATCAAGTTGAAGAACAGTTGTCGCGTGAGCCGCTACTCGCAACTCGTTTATTAAGTGGGGCACCGCGCATTGAACTTAGCCCCTACGCCGACGCAAAAGATGTCGCTGATTTCGAGCCTTCAGACGTGACGGTGGATAAGTATTTTCCAATGAAGGCGATAAAGGCTCCTGTAGCGATATAG
- the rplA gene encoding 50S ribosomal protein L1: MAKKAELLEEAAKLKIEVPAKATIADIEKLIEGAKPEKREKVEKEIVAEREAVVAKAGKRSEKALKESEEKADKEARKEVGDTTPQNADAAEHHKKGPAPKIRPLVERRGKKFQAVAKLVDRSKVYSLTEAMELAEKTNPSKFDASVEVHVRLGVDPRQADQNVRATVGLPHGTGKTIRVAVFAPEADAAAAKKAGADIAGDEEFAKQLEKEELNFDVLIATPAYMPKLGKYARLLGPRGLMPNPKSGTVATDVAKAVTEAKAGKVEYRVDKQATIHLSIGKVSFGAKKLEENAAAFFASLQAQKPSSLKGIYVKSTTIATTMGPGIKIENQAS; this comes from the coding sequence ATGGCTAAAAAAGCCGAACTATTAGAAGAAGCTGCAAAGCTAAAGATTGAAGTGCCAGCAAAAGCAACGATTGCCGATATCGAAAAACTTATTGAAGGCGCTAAGCCTGAAAAGCGTGAAAAAGTCGAGAAAGAGATTGTAGCCGAGCGTGAGGCCGTGGTCGCAAAGGCGGGTAAGCGCAGCGAAAAAGCTCTCAAAGAGTCTGAAGAAAAAGCCGACAAAGAAGCCCGCAAAGAAGTTGGCGATACCACTCCTCAAAATGCTGATGCCGCCGAGCACCACAAAAAGGGTCCGGCACCCAAAATCCGTCCGCTTGTCGAGCGCCGCGGTAAGAAATTCCAGGCAGTAGCCAAACTAGTTGACCGTAGCAAAGTCTATTCACTGACTGAAGCGATGGAGCTAGCCGAAAAGACTAATCCGAGCAAATTCGATGCAAGTGTCGAGGTGCATGTACGCTTAGGTGTTGACCCGCGCCAGGCCGACCAGAACGTCCGCGCGACGGTGGGCTTACCGCACGGGACCGGCAAGACCATCCGCGTTGCCGTGTTCGCTCCAGAAGCCGACGCTGCTGCTGCCAAAAAAGCCGGTGCCGACATCGCCGGTGACGAAGAATTCGCTAAGCAGCTTGAGAAAGAAGAGCTGAACTTTGACGTACTAATCGCAACCCCTGCCTACATGCCAAAACTCGGCAAATATGCCCGTTTGCTTGGTCCACGCGGCCTGATGCCAAACCCCAAGAGCGGTACCGTGGCAACCGATGTTGCAAAAGCCGTCACCGAAGCCAAAGCCGGCAAGGTAGAATACCGTGTCGATAAGCAAGCAACAATCCACCTAAGCATCGGCAAAGTGTCGTTTGGTGCCAAAAAGCTCGAAGAAAACGCCGCGGCGTTCTTTGCCAGCCTGCAAGCCCAAAAACCAAGCAGCCTCAAGGGCATCTACGTGAAATCGACCACCATCGCCACCACCATGGGCCCTGGTATAAAGATCGAAAATCAGGCAAGCTAA
- the tmk gene encoding dTMP kinase, translated as MASSNKEFGKYFVIEGNDGTGKSTQAELLGQYLQNQLGIETFVTHEPGGVPIADALREIIKNGELERDADTNILMFTAARHEIWKRARQSLQLGHYVISARNYYSTIAYQAIAERTGSFLQAMEKADEIVALTRQYTDDLYMTPDGLVVLQMPTFTRRLNIGSRGRVDTPDTFESRGDEFQHRVDDGYDYVAEKFNAVRIDTVGRDNRQKTIEEVHIEIRKAFGFDAK; from the coding sequence ATGGCTTCAAGTAATAAAGAATTCGGTAAATATTTTGTCATTGAAGGCAACGACGGCACTGGCAAATCAACCCAAGCTGAGCTGCTCGGCCAGTACCTGCAGAACCAACTCGGCATCGAAACCTTCGTGACGCATGAACCGGGCGGCGTGCCGATTGCCGATGCACTGCGCGAAATAATCAAAAATGGCGAACTGGAGCGCGATGCCGATACCAACATCCTCATGTTTACCGCCGCACGGCACGAGATTTGGAAACGTGCTCGCCAATCTCTTCAACTCGGGCACTATGTTATCAGTGCGCGAAATTATTATTCGACTATCGCCTACCAAGCAATTGCTGAACGAACAGGTAGTTTCTTGCAAGCTATGGAAAAAGCCGACGAAATCGTGGCTCTCACACGTCAATATACCGATGATCTCTATATGACACCAGATGGACTCGTCGTCCTCCAGATGCCGACGTTCACAAGGCGCCTGAATATTGGCAGCCGCGGCAGAGTAGACACGCCCGACACGTTTGAGTCACGTGGTGACGAATTTCAACACCGAGTCGACGATGGGTATGATTATGTTGCCGAGAAATTCAACGCTGTCCGAATCGACACAGTAGGTAGAGACAATCGTCAAAAAACAATCGAAGAAGTGCATATCGAGATACGCAAAGCATTTGGCTTTGACGCGAAATAG
- a CDS encoding 50S ribosomal protein L10, protein MAISKDKKQALVGELSELFANAKGTAVAKYQGISVADLQALRKSAREAGVTIKVVKNRLVRVAMGDNATYKGASTDALVGQLLYAFSDSDEVMPAKVLNDFAKTHPELSLVAGFSGEGVTQSAADVTALAGLPSKNQLIAEVVAQLLSPVHDVTNALSGNLHALLDGVEAKAAA, encoded by the coding sequence ATGGCTATTAGCAAAGATAAGAAACAAGCTTTGGTCGGTGAACTAAGCGAGCTATTCGCAAACGCAAAAGGCACGGCTGTTGCAAAGTACCAGGGTATCAGCGTCGCTGATCTGCAGGCACTGCGCAAAAGCGCCCGCGAGGCTGGTGTGACAATTAAAGTTGTCAAGAACCGCCTAGTGCGCGTTGCAATGGGCGACAATGCTACCTACAAAGGCGCATCTACCGATGCACTTGTGGGTCAGCTGCTCTACGCATTTAGCGATAGCGATGAAGTCATGCCAGCAAAGGTGCTGAACGACTTTGCCAAAACCCATCCCGAGCTCAGTCTTGTGGCGGGCTTCAGTGGCGAAGGCGTCACGCAGTCTGCTGCCGATGTCACCGCGCTTGCTGGCTTGCCAAGCAAGAACCAGCTTATCGCCGAAGTGGTGGCGCAATTGCTTTCACCAGTTCACGATGTCACCAATGCACTCTCTGGCAACCTCCATGCGTTGCTCGACGGTGTCGAAGCCAAAGCTGCAGCGTAA
- a CDS encoding deoxycytidine triphosphate deaminase, whose product MPQVRIEQGRVVPQGGVFSDLEIQAGLEVGHIICEPAPSAINGSSIDVSLGYYFYHAKGNEGGDNLFNPFDEADVRRYYGDYYEAKPWAAVRRKIGNSSVASIEHLANIPDDHPVIVLRPNERILAHTHEFIGILPPGTTSMQARSTTGRIGVSACYCAGWGDPGYVNRWTMEVHNLNENEHVVLPVGYKLAQIVFSSTGPVGTEYALASGNYQDIPSIDLAAIKAAWHPSQMLPKAYKSGFILPTPAKGLSNGFK is encoded by the coding sequence ATGCCACAGGTGAGGATAGAACAGGGCAGAGTAGTGCCGCAGGGAGGGGTATTTAGCGACCTTGAAATTCAAGCCGGGCTTGAAGTCGGGCATATTATTTGCGAGCCAGCACCCAGTGCTATTAATGGATCAAGTATCGATGTTAGCCTGGGCTATTACTTCTACCATGCCAAGGGAAACGAGGGTGGCGACAACTTGTTTAACCCGTTTGACGAAGCGGATGTGCGACGCTACTATGGCGACTACTACGAAGCGAAGCCGTGGGCAGCTGTACGACGAAAAATCGGCAATAGCAGTGTAGCTTCAATCGAGCACCTAGCCAACATTCCCGATGATCACCCAGTTATTGTGCTTCGGCCCAACGAACGAATCCTCGCTCATACGCACGAATTTATTGGCATATTGCCGCCAGGCACCACAAGCATGCAAGCCCGTAGCACTACAGGACGCATAGGAGTCAGCGCCTGCTACTGTGCTGGCTGGGGGGACCCTGGCTATGTGAACCGCTGGACGATGGAAGTCCATAACCTTAACGAAAACGAGCATGTGGTACTACCTGTAGGCTACAAACTCGCGCAAATCGTGTTTAGTAGCACCGGCCCTGTCGGTACTGAATATGCTCTAGCTAGTGGCAATTATCAAGACATCCCGAGTATCGATCTCGCTGCCATTAAAGCCGCGTGGCATCCCTCACAAATGCTGCCAAAAGCATATAAGTCAGGATTTATATTACCAACGCCAGCGAAAGGACTGTCTAATGGCTTCAAGTAA
- a CDS encoding M15 family metallopeptidase gives MSHRAHKHQQFSFTRRHWPVLFVLPLFAAVCLLFLAYSHNQQVKAVAKLESDQRVAFAKIDAQVKATLQKRIDDAHRAEAEAIARAKADAATRAAQTTPKVPLSSTASATNCAIKNPDSLQVVINKKHCFSPLEWSPPDLIDAGGALLRAEASQQFQAMSAAAAAAGQGFGVSSSYRSYTTQITTYNYWVSISGSVQADTYSARPGYSEHQSGLAIDVKAGSCALSCFNGSSQYYWLAEYAADYGFIQRYPEGLTSITGYEPEPWHWRYVGTAVAKDMKTKGIQTLEQYYGITGGDYAG, from the coding sequence ATGTCGCATCGCGCACACAAGCACCAACAGTTTTCGTTTACACGGCGCCACTGGCCAGTATTGTTCGTGCTACCGCTTTTCGCCGCCGTATGTCTGCTTTTCTTGGCTTACAGCCATAATCAGCAGGTGAAGGCTGTCGCAAAACTCGAATCTGATCAAAGAGTTGCTTTTGCAAAAATTGATGCACAGGTGAAAGCAACACTTCAAAAACGAATTGATGATGCACATAGGGCAGAAGCCGAGGCAATCGCCCGCGCTAAAGCAGATGCAGCTACTCGTGCTGCGCAAACGACACCCAAAGTACCGCTGTCATCAACAGCCAGCGCTACAAACTGCGCGATTAAAAATCCCGATTCGCTTCAGGTAGTGATCAACAAAAAGCATTGCTTTTCACCGCTTGAATGGTCGCCCCCTGACCTCATTGATGCCGGTGGAGCCCTGCTACGCGCCGAAGCCAGCCAACAATTCCAAGCGATGTCAGCGGCAGCTGCGGCGGCGGGACAAGGATTTGGTGTCAGCAGTAGTTATCGATCATACACCACCCAAATCACCACTTACAATTACTGGGTGAGCATTAGCGGCAGCGTGCAGGCCGATACGTATAGCGCACGCCCAGGCTATAGTGAGCATCAGTCGGGCCTCGCTATCGACGTCAAGGCTGGCAGCTGCGCTCTCAGCTGTTTCAATGGCAGCTCGCAGTACTATTGGCTCGCTGAGTATGCAGCTGACTATGGCTTTATCCAGCGCTATCCAGAGGGGCTCACAAGTATCACCGGCTACGAACCCGAGCCCTGGCACTGGCGCTACGTCGGCACGGCTGTCGCAAAAGATATGAAAACAAAGGGTATTCAGACACTTGAGCAGTACTACGGCATCACTGGCGGCGACTACGCAGGCTAG
- a CDS encoding AAA family ATPase produces the protein MAEFINTIGAMGSGKTLEAMRMRYNLARRHFGVIACKSPVDTKAEKRIETRFKGKIQEDVDFLLEPGNNAVERMHAYAQLLHPQATRLALLCDEAQFITPEQAEQFRDLVDEYGVSVYTYGIETDFQRRFFPGSLRLRELADENVWLTSICDGYLPGECGSAARFNTRLINGNFTFVGEQTAIDEEGTLQTERPVTTYRALCGACYHLAELESNSK, from the coding sequence ATGGCAGAATTTATCAATACTATTGGAGCCATGGGTAGTGGTAAAACACTCGAAGCCATGCGCATGCGCTACAACTTGGCGCGGAGACATTTTGGCGTTATTGCTTGCAAATCGCCAGTCGATACCAAAGCCGAAAAACGCATCGAAACACGGTTTAAAGGCAAAATCCAAGAAGATGTCGACTTTTTGCTCGAACCTGGCAACAATGCCGTAGAGCGTATGCACGCCTACGCCCAGCTGTTACATCCGCAAGCAACCCGCCTAGCGCTACTGTGCGACGAGGCGCAGTTCATTACACCCGAGCAGGCAGAACAGTTTCGCGACCTTGTTGACGAATATGGCGTGTCAGTGTACACCTATGGCATTGAGACGGATTTCCAGCGCCGCTTCTTCCCGGGCTCACTGCGCCTTAGGGAACTCGCCGACGAAAATGTATGGCTAACGAGCATTTGCGATGGCTACCTGCCTGGGGAGTGTGGCAGTGCGGCGCGGTTTAATACCCGCCTCATAAATGGCAATTTTACTTTCGTAGGTGAACAAACTGCTATCGACGAAGAGGGAACCTTACAAACTGAGCGACCCGTCACGACGTACCGAGCCCTGTGTGGCGCCTGCTATCATTTGGCCGAGCTAGAATCGAATAGCAAATAA